The Malus sylvestris chromosome 3, drMalSylv7.2, whole genome shotgun sequence genomic sequence GACGAGAGGATGACCGGGCAGGAGAGTGTCGACCTTGGAACCGTGACGGAAGGAGACCTCCATGGAAGCTTTGTCCACCTTGAAGGGAACAGCATGGTACTTAAGGAGTGTCAATGGGGGCTGTGGGTACTTGGAGTTGAAGAAAGCTTTGTCTTGTGGGCAAAAGAGGGTAACAGTGCTGTTAGGGTTTACAGCCTCAAGAAGGATGTCTAGGGTAAGTGACATGGCATGATACCCTTTGTCCGAGAGGATGACTGATACCAAACCGCCGTTGATTATCTCGGATGGTTCGCGTTGGTTCGTTTCTCCGTAGGGTTGGACGGCTTCAGCTTGCATGGTGTTGATAACAAAGAGAGGTGAAGTAAGAAGAAGAACGAGAAGAAAACGGAGTGCAAACTTGGGATCCATGGACAAGAGAGAGCTAGGTGTATAGGGCTATATAATTGCATACAAACAAGAGATGTAGAGAGAGTTTGGTGAAACAAAACGTGAGGCAGAACCGCATATTTATAGTACCGAGCCAGTTTCTTAATCCTACCCTAATTCTAATTGATTTCCAAATCGTAAAGGGAATATCTTTGTCTTTCTGGAAACAGTCTCTTGGCGGTTTCCAatttttcttgggtttttggGCCAAAATATAATGTCCACTTGAATAATCACTTGGAATCCGTGTAAATGTAATGACTTCTCCAAAAATAAATGTAAACAATTGCTAATTAGCCAGACATAATAGAAAAACTTATAATCACTTGTATTAacacaaaaaagcaaaaaaataaaaataaaatattaacctGGTCCTGAGCTCTACCATTTATATTTACTCACTTATCTAGCAGGCAAAGATTTACCTTTGTGGAAAGAATAATCCATTTGGATCGACGTGAGAGTTCAACTACATTGCATTGCCAGAATCCATGTTGTATATTTGACAAAAGATGACCCCTTGCTTCTTTTGTGTTACAATCCTCTTCCTGTTGCGCCCCCTTTCTCTTCAGTCCACAGAGACAAAATGTAGGACTGGTGCCAACAGTTCATCACggaagaaaagacccactaagCAAGATCACTAACTAATAATACTAATGAAAATGCTAATTTGATAGAAAAACTGTCTTTTATATATACTTTCCCCAGTTATGTTGCTACTGTGGACTTTACACAaccaattggatcatataaatATCCCTTCAACACAACATAGGTCCTTGAAAGGATCTCGAAAACCCACCAAAGCACGAAAGCCAAGATTTTTCGGAAAATCGATTCCTATTCGAAGAATGTCACCGTATTTACAGAGTTATCCATTTTTTAGCTAAGTTTCACCGCTACAATGTACTAGTTGTATGCAAATCATTCCAAAGGGACCATATAGCCGCTAGCTTTGTCAATTGTCACATATTTATGCATACTAAGTGAATGCTAATTTACTCAAAAAGGTTCACAAGAAACTCCAATCCAAAAAAGTATAAAGACCGCTATATTCTTACTTTTATATACAAACCACGTCAAATCCAAAGAAGGCCGGGAGAACCCTCAGCTCTTACTAGACTCTCAGATTGAATCAATCCAGAAGCTTCACATTACCATATCACTCTCGTTATGAAACCGCCGTTTCATCCTCTCAACACAAAGGAGAACCCCCGTCTCCCCTAGTTAATCTTCTTATATAGAATCTCCTCACAAATGAGATACATTACCAACCTTCCGTAACCAAAAGCATCCTTCAAATGAGATGCCGGTCGGTGGAAAACACAACAGAAAGAGAATACAGGTCGCGGCCGACAAAATTATCCCAACATGTTGTCTGGATTGAAGTGTAGAGACTCCCTCCATATAAGCTCCTTTATATCTTCTTCATCCAGGGATGCCTGCTCAAAGTCAAAGACGAACGGAGATGGGCAAACAGGCTCCTCATTTATCTCGTGAAGACTTGATAAAAATGGATGGTTCAGTGCTTCCTCCACTTTTCGTACATAGTGAACCAAAAAGATAAATGTTTAGTACTGTGAAAATGAATGAGAAAATTGAGGACTGAGCGTTATTTAATGCTACGAGGCTTACCAGTAATACGTTTGCTTGGATCAAAAACTAGCATTCTTTCTGCAAGATCAATTGCCAGTGGCCAGACATTTGGGAATTTCTCGGCAAAGGGTTGCTTCGGGAAATGTGGGAGCTGCTTGACATACTTCCTAGCATTATCACTTCTTAAAAAGCCAAGATCTGAATCATCTGGTGAACCTAGCAGCTGTATTTGAACAATCAAGAATTTGAAACatcaaaactataaaattaaCGGCATAAACTTCCAAATTCTGTAACTAGTTCTGACATCCCTTCTAAAGAATGTCAATAATAAACAATATACTCTGCTAAAGCTGAATCACATCTATCATGTTCGAGAGTCGCTAGAAAATATGATAGAAAGTGCGTATACCTCAGTTATGAGACTCAACTGCTGAACATAGTCTTTACCGGGAAACAGTGGTTCCCTCTTAAGAATTTCCATGAAGATGCACCCTACTGACCAAATATCAATTGCTGCAGTGTATTCTGAACAGTTGAGTAGTAACTCTGGTGCTCGATACCAACGAGTTACAACATATTCTGTCATGAAATCTGTCTCTGATGTAGTTCTTGCAAGCCCAAAGTCACAAATCTTAAGGTCACAATTTGCATTGAGAAGCAGGTTACTCGGTTTCAGGTCGCGGTGCAAAACATTTGCAGAGTGTATGTACTTCAATCCCCGCAGTAATTGATACAGGAAATACTGCAAGAAACATTATATGCTGCTTAAAATTTAAGTAATCTAAACTCTGATTTCAACAGAACTTATTAGGTAATTTACTACACTtttgagtatatatatatacatgttgcAAATACCACATGACCAATACATAATCTACATATCATCACGAGAGAGGGAGATGGAAAGATAACCAAACAGAAACACGAAATTTCAGAATTGCGGCAAAAAAATGAAATACAGATCAAATATTCATTCTGCCTGCCCGTGTCCAATGTTTATGTCTGGCTTACCAGGTACCAATTTGCATATCAGACTTTTAGGTCATATTAAAAGGCATGTGACACAGTGCTGTACATGGCCTCTTACCTTATTCAAGCAAACGTACATGTCGAATTGTAAAGATACCGATCATAATTAACAGCGACATTCACCTTATTCAAGAGATTAGTAGCtgtttttgaacaacaaagCACTTGATTCATCGACATCATAAACCTAATAGTTTTACCATTGAAATTTTGACTAATCGACATTCCTTCAAAACAATTATCACAATATGACAATGCTCAACTCACCTGACAGTGATCATCTGTCAAAGCCTGGCTGGAGTGTATTATCTGATTCAAGTCAGTATCCATCAATTCATATACAAAGTAAACATCATTGAACTTTTCCCTATCTGCCGGCTTTATGATGTCCTTAATTTTGATAACCTGCAAAACAACAACCCAATTATTTCTTATTTGGGTAATATTTATCATTCAGCTCCATTTGGGTAATTCCAACTTTCCACAAGGAAGGAACAGCAGATGAGGTTTTACGTTGTCATGATCCATATGACAAAGGAGCTTTATCTCTCGAAGCGTCCTCTTCGCATCGATCCTATTGTCAAATGCATTCCCAATTTTCTTGATTGCAACCTCTTCTTTTGTCTCAGAGTTTGTTGCACAGCTGCCATAAGGGAAACATTAACCACCTCTACGCTGAGTGCTCTCATTGGGTAAAAATCA encodes the following:
- the LOC126616182 gene encoding mitogen-activated protein kinase homolog NTF6-like, which codes for MESENIEANQANKQGISLYGGKYVQYNILGNLFEVSAKYAPPIHPVGRGAYGIVCCATNSETKEEVAIKKIGNAFDNRIDAKRTLREIKLLCHMDHDNVIKIKDIIKPADREKFNDVYFVYELMDTDLNQIIHSSQALTDDHCQYFLYQLLRGLKYIHSANVLHRDLKPSNLLLNANCDLKICDFGLARTTSETDFMTEYVVTRWYRAPELLLNCSEYTAAIDIWSVGCIFMEILKREPLFPGKDYVQQLSLITELLGSPDDSDLGFLRSDNARKYVKQLPHFPKQPFAEKFPNVWPLAIDLAERMLVFDPSKRITVEEALNHPFLSSLHEINEEPVCPSPFVFDFEQASLDEEDIKELIWRESLHFNPDNMLG